The Cellulomonas sp. S1-8 genome has a window encoding:
- a CDS encoding LLM class flavin-dependent oxidoreductase produces the protein MTDHGHELQLGTFLTPQNADPQAPVDLAVLTEQAGLDLVTFQDHPYQPSFLDTWTLLSWVAARTERVHLAGNVLNVPLRPPAVLARAAASLDLLSGGRVELGLGAGAFWDAIEGMGMPRLTPGQAVDALDEAIDVIRALWDTDGRGPLRVGGKHHRLVGAKRGPAPAHDIGIWVGAYKPRMLRLVGRKADGWLPSLGYLQPGDLARGNAAIDEAATAAGRDPREIRRLLNISGTFRPAPGDGLDGPPEQWVDELVRYALEDGIGTFVLGTDDPGTIRTFAERVAPAVRDQVAAARASSGTAVGAVRSPVALAKRVDGIAYDAVPADVTAVEPGDRAYAGLRSTYMRRGAPGVVLLPRTTPQVVDALGWAREQRGPLAVRSGGHGISGRSTNDGGVLLDVGALDAVTVVDEAARRVRLGAGATWGAVAAALAPRGWAISSGDYGGVGVGGLATTGGIGLLGRSYGLTIDHVVAYEVVTADGTVHVVDAQREPELFWGLRGAGGNLGVVTWVEIEAAEVPDVVSATMTFDATDTAGLVERWARTVRDAPRQLTSFLHLQAGGGGRQPLAQAMSVWADDDTTSAIAALEELLGAGPVLDQRATLTPYSGVVGPVAKHHDGGAPPVSRSGLLPTMTPAVAADLGALLGSGEAMLVQLRATGGAGNDVAPDATAYAHRHQELVVSAFAGRGSRSGLDGAWDRLAHPHLDGLYLSFETDPRPERLLEAFPQPTLDRLRALKRTYDPDHVFDQNFPIDPRG, from the coding sequence ATGACCGACCACGGGCACGAGCTGCAGCTCGGCACGTTCCTCACGCCGCAGAACGCCGACCCGCAGGCCCCGGTGGACCTCGCCGTGCTCACGGAGCAGGCGGGCCTCGACCTCGTGACCTTCCAGGACCACCCCTACCAGCCGTCGTTCCTCGACACGTGGACCCTGCTGAGCTGGGTGGCGGCGCGCACCGAGCGCGTGCACCTGGCGGGCAACGTGCTCAACGTGCCGCTGCGCCCGCCGGCCGTGCTCGCACGCGCCGCCGCGAGCCTCGACCTGCTGTCCGGCGGACGCGTCGAGCTCGGGCTGGGCGCCGGCGCGTTCTGGGACGCGATCGAGGGCATGGGCATGCCCCGGCTCACGCCCGGCCAGGCCGTCGACGCGCTCGACGAGGCCATCGACGTCATCCGCGCGCTGTGGGACACCGACGGCCGCGGCCCGCTGCGGGTCGGCGGCAAGCACCACCGCCTCGTGGGCGCCAAGCGCGGCCCCGCGCCCGCGCACGACATCGGCATCTGGGTCGGCGCGTACAAGCCGCGCATGCTGCGGCTCGTCGGACGCAAGGCCGACGGCTGGCTGCCCTCGCTGGGCTACCTGCAGCCGGGCGACCTCGCCCGCGGCAACGCCGCCATCGACGAGGCCGCGACCGCCGCAGGGCGCGACCCGCGCGAGATCCGCCGCCTGCTGAACATCAGCGGCACCTTCCGCCCGGCGCCCGGCGACGGCCTCGACGGCCCGCCGGAGCAGTGGGTCGACGAGCTCGTCCGGTACGCCCTCGAGGACGGCATCGGCACGTTCGTCCTGGGCACCGACGACCCCGGGACGATCCGCACGTTCGCCGAGCGCGTCGCCCCGGCCGTGCGCGACCAGGTCGCGGCGGCGCGGGCGTCGTCGGGCACGGCCGTCGGGGCGGTCCGCAGCCCCGTCGCGCTGGCGAAGCGCGTCGACGGCATCGCCTACGACGCCGTCCCCGCGGACGTCACCGCCGTCGAGCCCGGCGACCGCGCCTACGCGGGGCTGCGCTCGACGTACATGCGGCGCGGCGCACCCGGCGTCGTCCTGCTCCCCCGCACGACGCCCCAGGTGGTCGACGCCCTCGGCTGGGCGCGCGAGCAGCGCGGGCCGCTGGCCGTGCGCTCCGGCGGGCACGGCATCTCGGGCCGCTCGACGAACGACGGCGGGGTGCTGCTCGACGTCGGCGCCCTCGACGCGGTGACCGTCGTCGACGAGGCCGCGCGACGCGTGCGCCTCGGCGCCGGCGCCACGTGGGGCGCGGTCGCGGCGGCGCTGGCGCCGCGCGGGTGGGCGATCTCGTCCGGGGACTACGGCGGCGTCGGCGTCGGGGGGCTGGCGACGACCGGCGGCATCGGGCTGCTGGGGCGGTCGTACGGGCTGACGATCGACCACGTCGTCGCGTACGAGGTGGTGACCGCCGACGGCACCGTGCACGTCGTCGACGCGCAGCGCGAGCCCGAGCTGTTCTGGGGGCTGCGCGGCGCGGGAGGCAACCTGGGCGTCGTCACGTGGGTCGAGATCGAGGCCGCCGAGGTGCCCGACGTGGTCTCCGCGACCATGACGTTCGACGCCACCGACACCGCCGGGCTCGTCGAGCGGTGGGCCCGCACCGTCCGGGACGCGCCGCGGCAGCTCACGAGCTTCCTGCACCTGCAGGCCGGCGGCGGGGGGCGGCAGCCGCTCGCGCAGGCCATGTCCGTGTGGGCCGACGACGACACGACGTCCGCGATCGCCGCGCTGGAGGAGCTGCTCGGCGCCGGTCCCGTGCTCGACCAGCGCGCCACGCTCACGCCGTACTCCGGCGTCGTCGGGCCCGTCGCCAAGCACCACGACGGGGGCGCACCGCCCGTCTCCCGGTCCGGGCTGCTGCCCACGATGACGCCGGCCGTCGCCGCGGACCTCGGGGCGCTGCTCGGGTCCGGTGAGGCGATGCTCGTGCAGCTGCGCGCCACCGGCGGGGCCGGCAACGACGTCGCGCCCGACGCGACGGCGTACGCGCACCGGCACCAGGAGCTGGTGGTCAGCGCGTTCGCGGGACGCGGGAGCCGGTCGGGCCTCGACGGCGCGTGGGACCGCCTCGCCCACCCCCACCTGGACGGGCTGTACCTCTCGTTCGAGACCGACCCGCGCCCCGAGCGGCTGCTCGAGGCGTTCCCGCAGCCGACCCTGGACCGGCTGCGCGCGCTCAAGCGCACGTACGACCCGGACCACGTGTTCGACCAGAACTTCCCGATCGACCCGCGGGGGTGA
- a CDS encoding cellulose binding domain-containing protein, translating to MTPLRPAPRLRAALTAAVAAMLALGGVVLAVQAQAAPSCTVGGTGTTWPGGFVTEVRVTSGEALSSWTLTWTTPHTVTNAWSANVQQTGTTVTATNAPWNGQVAAGGVISFGMQGTYAGSTFVRTIDYRLNGVLCAGQTPQTPTPTSNTPTPTLSPTPTPSPTPTPTPSPSDTPSPTPTPFPTPTATPTPTPTPTPTPTPTPTTDPGDCTSAFCDGFESQTGTAPAAPWTIVQPDCSGTGTASIDSSVARTGTRSLRVDGAVGYCNHVFVQATGAVSGTGPTYVRFWVRHTTALPTSHVTFVALKDANDSNKDLRMGGQNGALQWNRAGDDATLPEQSPSGVALSKPLPTGQWSCIEALVDPAGRLTTWLDGTQVTGLTADGTPTHDVDGQWHNKPWTPRLLDLKLGWESYGDGADTLWYDDVVVASSRTGC from the coding sequence ATGACCCCACTGCGACCTGCCCCGCGCCTGCGCGCGGCCCTCACCGCGGCCGTCGCCGCCATGCTCGCCCTCGGCGGTGTCGTCCTGGCCGTCCAGGCCCAGGCCGCCCCCTCGTGCACCGTGGGCGGGACGGGGACCACCTGGCCCGGGGGCTTCGTCACCGAGGTCCGCGTGACCTCGGGTGAGGCCCTCTCGTCCTGGACCCTCACCTGGACGACCCCCCACACCGTCACCAACGCGTGGAGCGCGAACGTCCAGCAGACCGGGACGACCGTGACCGCCACCAACGCGCCCTGGAACGGGCAGGTCGCCGCCGGCGGCGTCATCTCGTTCGGGATGCAGGGCACCTACGCGGGGTCCACGTTCGTCAGGACCATCGACTACCGCCTCAACGGCGTGCTGTGCGCCGGGCAGACGCCCCAGACGCCGACGCCGACCTCGAACACCCCCACGCCCACCCTGTCACCGACGCCCACGCCGTCACCGACGCCGACGCCCACGCCGTCGCCGAGCGACACGCCGTCGCCCACGCCCACGCCCTTCCCGACCCCGACGGCGACGCCCACCCCGACCCCCACGCCCACCCCGACCCCGACTCCCACGCCCACGACCGACCCCGGCGACTGCACCAGCGCGTTCTGCGACGGCTTCGAGTCCCAGACGGGCACCGCACCGGCCGCACCGTGGACCATCGTGCAGCCCGACTGCTCGGGCACCGGCACCGCGAGCATCGACTCCTCCGTCGCCCGCACCGGCACCCGCTCGCTGCGCGTCGACGGCGCCGTCGGGTACTGCAACCACGTGTTCGTGCAGGCGACCGGCGCCGTGTCCGGCACCGGCCCCACGTACGTCCGGTTCTGGGTCCGTCACACCACCGCGCTGCCGACGTCGCACGTGACGTTCGTGGCCCTGAAGGACGCCAACGACAGCAACAAGGACCTGCGCATGGGCGGCCAGAACGGCGCGCTGCAGTGGAACCGCGCCGGCGACGACGCGACCCTGCCCGAGCAGAGCCCGTCGGGCGTCGCGCTCAGCAAGCCCCTGCCGACCGGCCAGTGGTCGTGCATCGAGGCGCTCGTCGACCCGGCCGGCCGGCTGACGACGTGGCTCGACGGCACGCAGGTCACGGGCCTGACCGCCGACGGCACGCCGACGCACGACGTCGACGGCCAGTGGCACAACAAGCCGTGGACGCCGCGCCTGCTCGACCTCAAGCTGGGGTGGGAGAGCTACGGCGACGGTGCCGACACCCTCTGGTACGACGACGTCGTCGTGGCGTCCTCCCGCACGGGCTGCTGA
- a CDS encoding serine hydrolase domain-containing protein translates to MGTPPRPPARSAALAVAGAVLVTTLTACAGAAGAAPEPRTPEPASTAGLTQADVDAWLDETIPDALEEGRIAGATVSVVHDGEILTARGFGEADVAAGTPVDPDGTLFRVGSVSKMFTATAVMQLVEDGRVDLDTDVEQYTDLGLDLEHPVTLRHLLTHTPGFEERIAGLIGTPGSSADLRASLVTDPPEQAFVPGTTPAYSNYGNALAGYVVEAVSGQPFEEYVADHVLAPTGMTSSSFAQPLPADLAPHAALGYATSDDAPTPFEVVGQPPAGALSATATDMARFMLAHLGEEPGAQGGEPILSDATRELMQQPALDADSLGALADGPRMGLGWFDESRHGHRVVGHGGDTTAFHSHLQLWPDDATGLYLSLSSTGAGGAAYLLRDNLLDGFADRYFPADGAATSSTVDDATRAEHAQSMAGAYESTRGFHSTFLTALGPVQPTRAEVVDGDRVLFTPGPGQPGPAVYEEIEPWVYQQVDGHRVLAVQTDDAGRVELVGHDSAMSMTPVGAARSAAVPVLVGGVAVLLLALLAWPVGAAVRAVRARRASRATSSDTTSGTSSGPAAVGASPTTHRGLRLPRTLTRIASASAVLALLGWAYVVVTLIGLQPVPSLLLRGVQLLTGVGVLGLLAAVWRLVAELRTGTGWFRVAGASLTVAAFAAVSWSANLLLLTSPDITY, encoded by the coding sequence ATGGGCACGCCCCCCCGTCCGCCCGCTCGCAGTGCCGCGCTCGCCGTCGCCGGGGCGGTGCTCGTCACGACCCTGACCGCGTGCGCCGGCGCCGCCGGTGCGGCACCGGAGCCGCGTACCCCCGAGCCCGCGTCGACCGCCGGCCTCACGCAGGCCGACGTCGACGCCTGGCTCGACGAGACGATCCCCGACGCCCTCGAGGAGGGGCGCATCGCCGGCGCGACCGTGTCGGTCGTGCACGACGGCGAGATCCTCACCGCCCGCGGCTTCGGTGAGGCCGACGTCGCCGCGGGCACGCCGGTCGACCCGGACGGCACGCTGTTCCGGGTCGGGTCGGTGTCGAAGATGTTCACCGCGACGGCCGTCATGCAGCTCGTCGAGGACGGCCGGGTCGACCTCGACACCGACGTCGAGCAGTACACCGACCTCGGGCTGGACCTCGAGCACCCGGTCACCCTGCGGCACCTGCTCACCCACACGCCCGGGTTCGAGGAGCGCATCGCGGGCCTCATCGGCACCCCCGGGTCGTCGGCGGACCTGCGCGCGAGTCTCGTCACCGACCCGCCCGAGCAGGCGTTCGTCCCCGGCACCACACCGGCGTACTCCAACTACGGCAACGCGCTCGCCGGGTACGTCGTCGAGGCCGTCAGCGGGCAGCCGTTCGAGGAGTACGTCGCCGACCACGTCCTGGCGCCTACCGGCATGACGTCGTCGTCGTTCGCGCAGCCGCTGCCCGCCGACCTCGCCCCGCACGCCGCGCTCGGGTACGCGACGTCGGACGACGCGCCGACGCCGTTCGAGGTCGTCGGCCAGCCGCCGGCAGGAGCACTGAGCGCCACCGCCACCGACATGGCGCGGTTCATGCTCGCGCACCTCGGCGAGGAGCCCGGTGCGCAGGGCGGCGAGCCGATCCTGTCCGACGCCACCCGGGAGCTCATGCAGCAGCCCGCGCTCGACGCCGACAGCCTCGGCGCGCTCGCCGACGGCCCCCGCATGGGCCTCGGCTGGTTCGACGAGTCCCGCCACGGGCACCGCGTCGTCGGGCACGGCGGCGACACGACCGCCTTCCACTCCCACCTGCAGCTGTGGCCCGACGACGCCACGGGCCTGTACCTGTCGCTGAGCAGCACGGGCGCCGGCGGCGCCGCGTACCTGCTGCGCGACAACCTGCTCGACGGGTTCGCCGACCGGTACTTCCCCGCGGACGGTGCGGCCACCTCCAGCACCGTCGACGACGCGACCCGCGCCGAGCACGCGCAGTCGATGGCCGGCGCCTACGAGAGCACGCGCGGGTTCCACTCCACGTTCCTCACCGCGCTGGGGCCGGTGCAGCCGACCCGCGCGGAGGTCGTCGACGGTGACCGCGTCCTGTTCACCCCCGGGCCCGGGCAGCCCGGGCCGGCCGTGTACGAGGAGATCGAGCCCTGGGTGTACCAGCAGGTCGACGGTCACCGCGTGCTCGCGGTGCAGACGGACGACGCGGGTCGCGTCGAGCTCGTCGGGCACGACTCGGCGATGTCGATGACCCCGGTCGGCGCGGCCCGCTCGGCGGCGGTGCCGGTGCTCGTGGGTGGCGTCGCGGTGCTGCTCCTGGCGCTGCTCGCCTGGCCCGTCGGGGCGGCCGTCCGGGCCGTGCGTGCACGCCGGGCGTCGCGCGCCACGTCGTCCGACACCACGTCCGGGACGTCGTCCGGCCCGGCCGCCGTCGGCGCCTCCCCGACGACCCACCGGGGCCTGCGCCTGCCTCGCACGCTGACCCGCATCGCGTCCGCCTCGGCCGTCCTCGCGCTGCTGGGCTGGGCCTACGTCGTCGTCACGCTGATCGGGCTCCAGCCCGTGCCGTCGCTGCTGCTGCGGGGCGTACAGCTGCTCACCGGGGTCGGCGTACTGGGCCTGCTGGCGGCCGTGTGGCGGCTGGTCGCGGAGCTCCGCACCGGGACCGGCTGGTTCCGCGTCGCCGGGGCGTCGCTCACGGTCGCGGCCTTCGCCGCGGTCTCGTGGTCCGCCAACCTGCTGCTCCTGACCTCTCCCGACATCACCTACTGA
- a CDS encoding aspartate-semialdehyde dehydrogenase, whose product MAEGLRVAVVGATGQVGAVMRRLLVERDFPVASIRYFASARSAGTTLPWRGDDVVVEDVATADLSGIDIALFSAGGSTSKEHAPRFAAAGAVVVDNSSAWRRDPRVPLVVSEVNPEALDEIEIGIVANPNCTTMAAMPVLKVLHDEAGLRRLVVSTYQAVSGSGLAGARELDSQVRAAVEQDTLALVHDGAAVAFPAPEKYVAPIAFDVIPLAGSIVEDGLHETDEEQKLRHESRKILGVPDLLVSGTCVRVPVFTGHSLSINAEFARSITVERATELLSTAPGVQLADVPTPLVAAGQDPSFVGRLRQDEGAPDGRGLALFISSDNLRKGAALNAVQIAEVLATRRFAIA is encoded by the coding sequence ATGGCTGAGGGTCTGAGGGTCGCAGTCGTCGGGGCGACCGGTCAGGTCGGCGCCGTGATGCGCCGGCTGCTGGTCGAGCGGGACTTCCCCGTGGCGTCGATCCGGTACTTCGCCTCCGCGCGCTCGGCGGGCACGACGCTGCCGTGGCGCGGTGACGACGTCGTCGTCGAGGACGTCGCGACGGCCGACCTGTCCGGCATCGACATCGCGCTGTTCTCCGCGGGTGGCTCGACGTCCAAGGAGCACGCGCCGCGGTTCGCCGCCGCGGGTGCGGTCGTCGTGGACAACTCCTCGGCGTGGCGCCGCGACCCGCGCGTGCCGCTCGTGGTGTCCGAGGTGAACCCCGAGGCGCTCGACGAGATCGAGATCGGCATCGTCGCGAACCCCAACTGCACGACGATGGCCGCGATGCCGGTCCTCAAGGTGCTGCACGACGAGGCCGGGCTGCGTCGCCTCGTCGTCTCGACGTACCAGGCGGTGTCCGGCTCGGGGCTGGCCGGTGCGCGCGAGCTGGACTCGCAGGTCCGGGCGGCCGTCGAGCAGGACACGCTCGCGCTGGTGCACGACGGCGCTGCGGTCGCGTTCCCGGCACCCGAGAAGTACGTCGCGCCGATCGCGTTCGACGTGATCCCGCTCGCGGGGTCGATCGTCGAGGACGGGCTGCACGAGACCGACGAGGAGCAGAAGCTGCGGCACGAGTCGCGCAAGATCCTCGGCGTCCCGGACCTGCTGGTGTCGGGCACGTGCGTGCGCGTCCCGGTCTTCACCGGTCACTCGCTGAGCATCAACGCGGAGTTCGCCCGGTCGATCACGGTCGAGCGTGCGACCGAGCTGCTGTCGACGGCGCCGGGCGTGCAGCTCGCCGACGTCCCGACGCCGCTCGTCGCCGCCGGTCAGGACCCGTCGTTCGTCGGTCGCCTGCGGCAGGACGAGGGTGCGCCCGACGGTCGCGGGCTCGCGTTGTTCATCAGCAGCGACAACCTGCGCAAGGGTGCGGCGCTCAACGCGGTCCAGATCGCCGAGGTCCTGGCCACCCGCCGCTTCGCCATCGCCTGA
- a CDS encoding cutinase family protein, whose amino-acid sequence MQLPRPRRVLAATVAAVAALTTVTTAATGAAAATACPDVELVFARGTGEAAGLGIVGRPLERALAAELPGRSVVATAVDYAASSSQASAGPGSGDMVAKVQARAAACPATQFVLGGYSQGATVTDLALGIRTGVTAGTALPADLAPRVAAVVVYGNPLGLSRRTIAQAAPTFAARAVEFCNSGDPVCESGGGRFSAHLTYATNGTVTQGAQFAARLIGSGAPVPTPTGTAAPTPAPTTPAPGAGCVTASTRQHVRDGRAVAVWLRTYARGSRDALGLLSSRNEVALQLSDADTWSLVASC is encoded by the coding sequence GTGCAGCTCCCCCGTCCCCGTCGCGTCCTGGCCGCCACCGTGGCCGCCGTCGCGGCGCTCACCACCGTCACCACTGCGGCCACGGGCGCCGCCGCGGCGACCGCCTGTCCCGACGTCGAGCTCGTGTTCGCCCGCGGCACGGGCGAGGCCGCCGGGCTGGGCATCGTCGGCCGCCCTCTCGAGCGGGCGCTGGCCGCCGAGCTGCCCGGCCGCAGCGTCGTGGCCACCGCCGTCGACTACGCCGCGAGCTCGTCCCAGGCCAGCGCCGGTCCCGGCTCGGGCGACATGGTCGCGAAGGTCCAGGCCCGGGCCGCGGCGTGTCCCGCGACGCAGTTCGTCCTCGGCGGGTACTCGCAGGGCGCGACCGTCACGGACCTCGCCCTCGGGATCCGGACGGGGGTCACGGCGGGCACCGCACTGCCCGCCGACCTCGCCCCGCGCGTCGCTGCCGTCGTCGTCTACGGCAACCCGCTCGGGCTCAGCCGTCGCACGATCGCGCAGGCCGCCCCCACGTTCGCCGCGCGCGCCGTCGAGTTCTGCAACTCCGGCGACCCCGTCTGCGAGTCCGGCGGCGGGCGGTTCTCGGCACACCTCACCTACGCCACCAACGGCACCGTCACGCAGGGGGCGCAGTTCGCCGCGAGGCTCATCGGCTCCGGCGCGCCCGTCCCGACCCCCACCGGGACGGCGGCCCCCACCCCTGCCCCGACGACGCCTGCCCCGGGCGCCGGGTGCGTCACCGCGAGCACGCGGCAGCACGTCCGCGACGGCCGCGCCGTCGCAGTCTGGCTGCGCACGTACGCGCGCGGGTCCCGCGACGCCCTCGGCCTCCTGAGCAGCCGCAACGAGGTCGCGCTGCAGCTCTCCGACGCGGACACCTGGAGCCTGGTGGCCTCCTGCTGA
- a CDS encoding response regulator has protein sequence MIRVVLVDDQAVVRAGFRVLLEDVGDLEIVGEAASGPEAVAVVRRTHPDVVCMDVRMPGGDGLTATRQIVADRDRDGATLPAVLVVTTFDLDEYVFGALEAGAEGFVLKDCDPEDLADAIRRLARGDGMLDQSVTRRVIAEFARRRPAPTPGAEADLLTPRETDIVRLLAQGLSNAEIADALFVEPSTVKSHLGRAMTKLGTRDRLQTVVWAYRTGLATPT, from the coding sequence GTGATCCGGGTGGTGCTGGTCGACGACCAGGCGGTGGTGCGCGCGGGGTTCCGCGTGCTGCTGGAGGACGTCGGCGACCTGGAGATCGTCGGCGAGGCGGCCAGCGGCCCGGAGGCCGTCGCGGTCGTGCGGCGGACGCACCCGGACGTCGTCTGCATGGACGTGCGCATGCCCGGGGGCGACGGGCTGACGGCCACGCGGCAGATCGTCGCCGACCGCGACCGCGACGGCGCGACCCTGCCGGCCGTGCTCGTCGTGACGACGTTCGACCTCGACGAGTACGTCTTCGGGGCGCTGGAGGCCGGGGCCGAGGGGTTCGTCCTGAAGGACTGCGACCCCGAGGACCTGGCCGACGCGATCCGGCGCCTGGCCCGCGGGGACGGCATGCTCGACCAGTCGGTCACGCGGCGCGTCATCGCGGAGTTCGCGCGCCGCCGCCCCGCACCCACTCCTGGCGCCGAGGCGGACCTGCTCACCCCACGCGAGACCGACATCGTCCGGCTGCTCGCGCAGGGCCTGTCCAACGCGGAGATCGCCGACGCGCTGTTCGTCGAGCCGTCCACGGTGAAATCCCACCTGGGCCGCGCGATGACGAAGCTGGGCACCCGCGACCGACTGCAGACGGTCGTCTGGGCCTACCGCACGGGCCTGGCCACCCCCACCTGA
- a CDS encoding aspartate kinase: protein MALIVQKFGGSSVADAASIKRVAKRVVETRKAGHDVVVVVSAMGDTTDELIDLAQQVTPLPPVREMDILLTAGERISMSLLAMAINNLGVEAKSFTGQQAGVITDEVYGKARIIDVSPSRIKDTIARGEVAIVAGFQGVNPSTNDVTTLGRGGSDTTAVALAAALKADVCEIYTDVDGVFTADPRIVPTARKLDRVGYDEMLEMAASGAKVLMPRCVEYARRYDVPVHVRSSFSTHTGTLVTNQEDPSMEQPIIAGVAHDRTEAKITVVGVPDVPGKAARIFEVVAGAGVNIDMIVQNVSAAATGLTDISFTLPATDGARATSALTTDQPTIGFQSLQYDDTIGKLSLVGAGMKSHPGVSARLFAALSEAGINIEMISTSEIRISVVTRADSLDEAVRAVHTAFELDAAETQAVVYGGTGR from the coding sequence GTGGCTCTCATCGTCCAGAAGTTCGGTGGCTCGTCCGTCGCCGACGCCGCCAGCATCAAGCGCGTCGCGAAGCGGGTCGTCGAGACGCGGAAGGCCGGGCACGACGTGGTCGTCGTGGTCTCGGCCATGGGGGACACCACGGACGAGCTCATCGACCTCGCGCAGCAGGTCACGCCGCTGCCGCCGGTGCGGGAGATGGACATCCTGCTGACCGCGGGCGAGCGCATCTCGATGTCGCTGCTCGCGATGGCGATCAACAACCTGGGCGTCGAGGCCAAGTCGTTCACCGGTCAGCAGGCGGGCGTCATCACCGACGAGGTGTACGGCAAGGCCCGGATCATCGACGTCTCGCCGAGCCGCATCAAGGACACCATCGCGCGCGGCGAGGTCGCGATCGTCGCCGGCTTCCAGGGCGTCAACCCGTCGACGAACGACGTGACGACGCTCGGTCGCGGCGGCTCCGACACCACGGCCGTCGCGCTGGCCGCGGCCCTCAAGGCCGACGTGTGCGAGATCTACACCGACGTCGACGGGGTGTTCACCGCCGACCCCCGCATCGTGCCGACGGCCCGCAAGCTGGACCGCGTCGGCTACGACGAGATGCTCGAGATGGCGGCGAGCGGGGCGAAGGTGCTGATGCCCCGCTGCGTCGAGTACGCCCGCCGGTACGACGTGCCCGTCCACGTGCGCTCGTCGTTCTCGACGCACACCGGCACGCTCGTGACCAACCAGGAGGACCCCAGCATGGAGCAGCCGATCATCGCGGGCGTCGCGCACGACCGCACCGAGGCCAAGATCACGGTCGTCGGCGTACCCGACGTGCCGGGCAAGGCCGCGCGCATCTTCGAGGTCGTCGCCGGCGCCGGCGTCAACATCGACATGATCGTGCAGAACGTGTCCGCGGCCGCGACGGGGCTGACGGACATCTCCTTCACGCTGCCGGCGACGGACGGTGCGCGCGCGACGTCCGCGCTGACGACCGACCAGCCGACGATCGGGTTCCAGTCCCTGCAGTACGACGACACGATCGGCAAGCTCTCGCTCGTCGGTGCAGGGATGAAGTCGCACCCGGGCGTCTCGGCCCGGCTGTTCGCCGCGCTGTCCGAGGCCGGCATCAACATCGAGATGATCTCGACGTCGGAGATCCGCATCTCCGTCGTCACCCGCGCGGACTCGCTGGACGAGGCCGTGCGGGCCGTGCACACGGCGTTCGAGCTGGACGCCGCCGAGACCCAGGCCGTCGTGTACGGCGGGACGGGGCGCTGA
- a CDS encoding sensor histidine kinase: protein METARAVVPEAWWAERLSRLGVRGPLARDVLLSAVVAVVMLGITLGTVAIAPDGDAPTALVPVLLLVVVQAFTIALRRVRLPLAVAGAVVTQVALVALAPEMSVRSLAPFVVAATLGTTLPAGRALRWAAAVAGVEATATAVTVVIVGASGEAALSHALSAALVWLASALVGTYVATRREHLRLVQERAADLERERDARVRAAIVDERARLARELHDVAAHHLSGMVVQAAAVERLVGRDPDAARAGAVWLRDQGRETLDNLRQVVGLLRGDDAPDGTAPLPGLAALGTLVGAARDLGDTVEVAEVGTGAPLPPLADVSLYRVAQQALTNARQHAPGAPVRVRVERTPGVVALEVVNGAPARTVRPARGTRGGAGLAVMRERAALVGGTLDAGPTDDGGWRVRLRVPVDELPVSGARSDDDGTVGV from the coding sequence ATGGAGACCGCCCGGGCCGTCGTCCCCGAGGCGTGGTGGGCCGAGCGCCTGTCACGCCTCGGGGTGCGCGGCCCCCTCGCGCGCGACGTTCTGCTGTCCGCCGTCGTCGCCGTCGTCATGCTGGGGATCACGCTCGGGACGGTCGCCATCGCTCCCGACGGCGACGCCCCGACGGCCCTGGTGCCGGTGCTGCTGCTCGTCGTCGTGCAGGCCTTCACGATCGCGCTGCGGCGCGTCCGGCTGCCGCTCGCGGTAGCAGGGGCCGTGGTGACGCAGGTGGCGCTCGTGGCGCTCGCACCGGAGATGTCGGTGCGGAGCCTGGCGCCGTTCGTCGTCGCCGCGACGCTGGGGACCACGCTGCCCGCAGGCCGGGCCCTGCGGTGGGCCGCCGCGGTCGCCGGGGTCGAGGCGACCGCGACCGCGGTCACGGTCGTGATCGTCGGCGCCAGCGGTGAGGCCGCGCTCAGCCACGCGCTGTCGGCGGCGCTCGTGTGGCTCGCGTCCGCGCTGGTCGGGACGTACGTCGCGACGCGGCGCGAGCACCTGCGGCTCGTGCAGGAACGTGCGGCCGACCTCGAGCGCGAGCGCGACGCCCGGGTCCGCGCGGCGATCGTCGACGAGCGGGCCCGCCTGGCCCGCGAGCTGCACGACGTCGCCGCGCACCACCTGTCCGGCATGGTCGTGCAGGCGGCGGCGGTCGAGCGGCTCGTCGGACGCGACCCCGACGCCGCGCGGGCCGGTGCCGTGTGGCTGCGGGACCAGGGCCGCGAGACGCTCGACAACCTGCGGCAGGTCGTCGGGCTGCTGCGCGGCGACGACGCCCCCGACGGGACCGCGCCGCTGCCCGGGCTCGCGGCGCTCGGCACGCTCGTCGGCGCCGCGCGGGACCTGGGCGACACCGTCGAGGTCGCGGAGGTCGGCACCGGCGCACCGCTGCCGCCGCTCGCGGACGTCTCGCTCTACCGGGTCGCGCAGCAGGCACTGACCAACGCGCGTCAGCACGCGCCGGGCGCGCCCGTGCGGGTGCGGGTCGAGCGCACACCCGGCGTCGTGGCGCTCGAGGTCGTCAACGGCGCGCCCGCACGGACGGTGCGGCCGGCGCGGGGGACGCGCGGCGGGGCCGGGCTCGCCGTCATGCGGGAGCGGGCCGCGCTCGTCGGCGGCACCCTCGACGCGGGCCCGACGGACGACGGCGGATGGCGTGTGCGGCTGCGGGTGCCGGTGGACGAGCTGCCCGTCAGCGGGGCACGGAGCGACGACGACGGGACGGTGGGCGTGTGA